From a single Amphiprion ocellaris isolate individual 3 ecotype Okinawa chromosome 18, ASM2253959v1, whole genome shotgun sequence genomic region:
- the usp42 gene encoding ubiquitin carboxyl-terminal hydrolase 42 isoform X1, producing MTIVDRSSEKSDHESVGCNRSSFTSGDVGMDGSCSSSWAVGSTMPSDSPRLKAPGCLGPTIGAAVYNSTPSSVERPKEQVISSTDGIDLPQKVLFSPERLVLKWTQVHRIGAGLQNMGNTCFLNSALQCLTYTPPLANYMLTREHSKTCHEPGFCMMCTMQNHIIQVFANSGNVIKPIGVLNELKRIAKHFRYGSQEDAHEFLRYTVDAMQKSCLPGTKLDRQTQATTFIHQVFGGYLRSRVKCLNCKAVSDTFDPFLDVTLEIKTAPSVSKALEQFVKPEQLDDENAYKCTKCKKMVTASKRFTIHRSSNVLTLSLKRFANFNGGKITKDVKYPEYLDLRPFMSQSQGEPQLYGLYAVLVHSGFNCHAGHYFCYIKASNGQWYQMNDSSVSVSDIRSVLNQQAYALFYIKSTDMKKTGDYTHLSHKPGISGQSSPRPVVTPRINPTVHHNNIGFIGPQLPPHMTKSTLHVNGNGSLRDYPTSSKPSTSSVVGKPGHGLASSSSISHSISRPTMIPDHDKRQKLSFFIGQGKQNHLSSSSSSYSQPSSASSSSSSSLSSTQSTSDVHSDVRFVLRQLNHVNGTSCSNGDHHTGGNGASFLVPYGQESSEESDQEAPGSLDNGCLSKSHPKGNNGTGDFSNSPKTTNGESGAHHNGNGLNGQTYGVSKSNQNGHHYGHHKVNGHNTSDKISGSNHGGFSSVAPAANGLSSDRSQPNKEAHTPSSSQASSSQSIHPAANEGQHLSTPEIRAKSLSEPLPHHTAPMAVSSPPPATATKTHSVASIESAASSGHHGNPAALSTQPDCSQSTSGPSVTPQKVSISKIEAKDLPQSNGPSAVTEGRPDTKEQHQSKPSYRVNERQSSRDRERDRLYSDTGRDRERHYRDRSPERPRRDYRDNRNYRSYRDRSPPQKLSKRDWDSERRWERAVHLPRDRDRDRSSYSYNYYRQRSREDVDRGRRGYDYYREDSHNQRRWHKESRDSRAVKDRSRERDYYPSKEGTSLPATMSETSKFKGFPPRVLLSTSESALNREDQNHRRTADHPSKERDDSSEARRSKKHKKSKKKKKSKDKDRHRESGSSDGDSDRATETKKNKKKKRRHRDSDPEEHSPGAARSHRNRSSEERESRKRRYSDFKYSKHDNGYSPEKPRRTDSADHSSNHLSHSRHTSPTNGSTQRCFNGYTGNGYSRTNGNSYGYSSGLKH from the exons ATGACCATAGTTGACAGATCTTCAGAAAAGTCTGACCACGAGTCAGTCGGATGTAACCGATCCTCCTTCACTAGTGGAGACGTGGGGATGGACGGTAGTTGTTCCAGCAGCTGGGCAGTGGGCTCCACCATGCCCAGTGACTCTCCAAGGCTGAAGGCTCCAGGATGCCTGGGCCCAACGATTGGAGCTGCTGTCTACAACAGTACACCCTCATCTGTGGAGCGGCCCAAGGAGCAAG TGATAAGCAGTACCGATGGAATTGACTTGCCCCAGAAGGTCCTATTCTCTCCAGAGCGGCTCGTCCTAAAGTGGACCCAGGTTCACCGCATTGGTGCAGGCCTGCAGAACATGGGGAACACCTGTTTCCTCAACTCAGCTCTGCAGTGTCTCACCTACACCCCTCCGTTAGCTAACTACATGCTGACGCGAGAACACTCCAAAACAT GTCATGAGCCAGGCTTCTGTATGATGTGCACCATGCAAAACCACATCATTCaggtttttgcaaattctgGGAATGTCATTAAGCCCATTGGTGTGCTCAACGAGCTCAAAA GGATTGCAAAGCACTTCCGCTATGGAAGCCAAGAGGACGCTCATGAGTTTCTGCGGTACACAGTGGATGCTATGCAAAAGTCCTGCTTACCTGGAACCAA attggACAGGCAAACGCAGGCAACCACTTTTATTCACCAAGTATTTGGCGGGTACCTAAGGTCCAGAG ttaaatgtttaaactgcaAAGCAGTCTCAGATACATTTGACCCTTTTCTGGATGTTACTTTGGAAATTAAG ACGGCTCCCAGTGTCTCCAAGGCTCTGGAGCAGTTTGTCAAGCCAGAACAGCTGGATGATGAAAATGCCTACAAATGCACCAA GTGCAAGAAAATGGTCACAGCCTCAAAGAGATTCACGATCCATCGCAGCTCCAATGTGCTCACCCTCTCACTCAAACGCTTTGCAAACTTTAATGGAGGCAAAATCACAAAG GATGTGAAATATCCAGAGTACTTGGACCTGCGGCCCTTCATGTCTCAGTCCCAAGGGGAGCCCCAGCTCTACGGGCTGTATGCTGTACTGGTTCACTCTGGATTCAACTGTCATGCTGGACACTACTTCTGCTATATTAAG GCAAGCAATGGTCAGTGGTATCAGATGAACGATTCCTCTGTGTCTGTCAGTGACATCAGGTCTGTTCTCAACCAGCAGGCCTATGCGCTTTTCTACATCAA ATCCACTGATATGAAAAAAACTGGGGACTATACCCACCTGAGCCATAAGCCAGGTATCTCTGGCCAGTCATCTCCACGACCGGTGGTAACACCACGCATCAACCCCACCGTCCACCACAACAACATTGGCTTCATTGGTCCCCAACTGCCACCACACATGACCAAG AGCACTCTCCACGTTAATGGGAATGGATCTCTGAGGGACTATCCCACCAGCTCCAAGCCCAGCACCAGCAGCGTGGTGGGAAAACCAGGGCATGGACTggcttcttcttcctccatctccCACTCAATCAGCCGGCCCACAATGATCCCAGACCACGACAAACGGCAGaagctttcatttttcattggaCAGGGCAAACAGAACCACCtatcctcctcctcgtcctcttaCAGCCAGCCGTCCTctgccagcagctcctcctccagctctttaTCCTCCACACAGTCTACCTCAGACGTCCATTCAGATGTTCGCTTTGTTCTACGTCAACTTAACCATGTTAATGGCACGTCTTGCAGTAACGGGGATCACCACACTGGAGGGAACGGAGCGTCATTCCTGGTGCCGTATGGCCAAGAATCTTCAGAGGAGTCAGACCAGGAAGCCCCTGGCTCTCTGGATAACGGCTGTTTATCCAAGTCTCACCCTAAGGGAAATAATGGCACTGGAGATTTTAGCAATTCTCCTAAAACCACCAATGGAGAGTCAGGAGCGCACCATAATGGCAATGGATTAAATGGACAAACCTATGGAGTCTCTAAATCCAACCAAAATGGACACCATTATGGACACCACAAAGTGAATGGACACAACACCTCTGACAAG ATCTCTGGCAGTAATCATGGCGGTTTCTCCTCTGTGGCTCCTGCGGCTAATGGACTAAGCAGTGACCGTAGTCAACCAAA caaAGAGGCCCATACTCCTTCCTCATCCCAGGCCAGTTCTTCTCAGAGCATTCATCCTGCTGCTAATGAAGGCCAGCACCTCTCTACTCCTGAAATAAGGGCTAAAAGTCTGTCTGAACCCCTGCCTCACCACACAGCACCCATGGCTGTTAGTTCTCCACCTCCTGCTACTGCTACAAAGACCCATTCTGTTGCATCTATAGaatctgctgcttcttctgggCATCATGGCAACCCTGCGGCCTTATCCACCCAGCCAGACTGCTCTCAAAGCACCAGTGGGCCATCTGTAACTCCACAGAAGGTTAGCATCAGCAAGATTGAAGCCAAGGACCTACCACAAAGCAATGGTCCATCAGCAGTGACTGAGGGACGTCCAGATACTAAGGAGCAGCATCAGTCCAAGCCCAGTTATAGAGTCAATGAAAGACAATCCTCccgagacagggagagagacagactcTACTCTGATACTggcagagacagggagagacacTACAGGGACAGGAGCCCGGAACGGCCGAGACGGGACTACCGAGATAACCGCAATTATCGCTCGTACAGGGATCGTTCCCCTCCTCAAAAACTCTCAAAAAGAGACTGGGATTCTGAGCGTCGATGGGAGCGAGCTGTTCATCTCCCTAGAGACCGTGATCGTGACAGAAGCTCTTACAGTTACAACTACTACCGCCAACGATCCAGGGAGGATGTGGATCGTGGGCGGAGGGGATACGATTACTACCGCGAGGACTCTCATAATCAGCGCAGGTGGCACAAAGAAAGCCGAGATTCCCGGGCAGTGAAGGACAGGAGCAGGGAGAGAGACTATTACCCTTCTAAAGAGGGGACTTCCTTGCCTGCAACAATGTCAGAAACAAGCAAGTTCAAGGGCTTCCCACCACGGGTTCTCCTCTCCACATCTGAGTCAGCACTGAACAGGGAGGATCAAAATCACAGGAGGACTGCTGATCATCCGAGCAAGGAGAGGGACGATAGCTCTGAGGCCCGTCgctctaaaaaacacaaaaagagcaagaagaagaagaagtcgaAAGATAAAGACAGACACCGTGAGAGCGG AAGCTCCGACGGAGATTCCGACAGAGccactgaaacaaaaaagaacaaaaagaaaaagaggaggcaCCGGGACAGCGATCCTGAGGAGCACAGCCCAGGAGCAGCTCGGAGCCACAGAAACAGGAGCAGTGAGGAAAGGGAGAGCCGCAAGCGGCGTTACTCAGACTTTAAGTACTCTAAACATGACAACGGTTATTCACCAGAAAAGCCCCGCCGCACAGACAGCGCTGACCACAGCAGTAACCATCTATCACACTCCCGCCACACCTCACCCACAAACGGTTCAACTCAACGCTGCTTCAACGGATACACAG GAAATGGTTACAGTCGAACCAATGGCAACTCCTACGGATATTCCAGTGGCCTCAAACACTGA
- the usp42 gene encoding ubiquitin carboxyl-terminal hydrolase 42 isoform X2: MTIVDRSSEKSDHESVGCNRSSFTSGDVGMDGSCSSSWAVGSTMPSDSPRLKAPGCLGPTIGAAVYNSTPSSVERPKEQVISSTDGIDLPQKVLFSPERLVLKWTQVHRIGAGLQNMGNTCFLNSALQCLTYTPPLANYMLTREHSKTCHEPGFCMMCTMQNHIIQVFANSGNVIKPIGVLNELKRIAKHFRYGSQEDAHEFLRYTVDAMQKSCLPGTKLDRQTQATTFIHQVFGGYLRSRVKCLNCKAVSDTFDPFLDVTLEIKTAPSVSKALEQFVKPEQLDDENAYKCTKCKKMVTASKRFTIHRSSNVLTLSLKRFANFNGGKITKDVKYPEYLDLRPFMSQSQGEPQLYGLYAVLVHSGFNCHAGHYFCYIKASNGQWYQMNDSSVSVSDIRSVLNQQAYALFYIKSTDMKKTGDYTHLSHKPGISGQSSPRPVVTPRINPTVHHNNIGFIGPQLPPHMTKSTLHVNGNGSLRDYPTSSKPSTSSVVGKPGHGLASSSSISHSISRPTMIPDHDKRQKLSFFIGQGKQNHLSSSSSSYSQPSSASSSSSSSLSSTQSTSDVHSDVRFVLRQLNHVNGTSCSNGDHHTGGNGASFLVPYGQESSEESDQEAPGSLDNGCLSKSHPKGNNGTGDFSNSPKTTNGESGAHHNGNGLNGQTYGVSKSNQNGHHYGHHKVNGHNTSDKISGSNHGGFSSVAPAANGLSSDRSQPNKEAHTPSSSQASSSQSIHPAANEGQHLSTPEIRAKSLSEPLPHHTAPMAVSSPPPATATKTHSVASIESAASSGHHGNPAALSTQPDCSQSTSGPSVTPQKVSISKIEAKDLPQSNGPSAVTEGRPDTKEQHQSKPSYRVNERQSSRDRERDRLYSDTGRDRERHYRDRSPERPRRDYRDNRNYRSYRDRSPPQKLSKRDWDSERRWERAVHLPRDRDRDRSSYSYNYYRQRSREDVDRGRRGYDYYREDSHNQRRWHKESRDSRAVKDRSRERDYYPSKEGTSLPATMSETSKFKGFPPRVLLSTSESALNREDQNHRRTADHPSKERDDSSEARRSKKHKKSKKKKKSKDKDRHRESGSDGDSDRATETKKNKKKKRRHRDSDPEEHSPGAARSHRNRSSEERESRKRRYSDFKYSKHDNGYSPEKPRRTDSADHSSNHLSHSRHTSPTNGSTQRCFNGYTGNGYSRTNGNSYGYSSGLKH; encoded by the exons ATGACCATAGTTGACAGATCTTCAGAAAAGTCTGACCACGAGTCAGTCGGATGTAACCGATCCTCCTTCACTAGTGGAGACGTGGGGATGGACGGTAGTTGTTCCAGCAGCTGGGCAGTGGGCTCCACCATGCCCAGTGACTCTCCAAGGCTGAAGGCTCCAGGATGCCTGGGCCCAACGATTGGAGCTGCTGTCTACAACAGTACACCCTCATCTGTGGAGCGGCCCAAGGAGCAAG TGATAAGCAGTACCGATGGAATTGACTTGCCCCAGAAGGTCCTATTCTCTCCAGAGCGGCTCGTCCTAAAGTGGACCCAGGTTCACCGCATTGGTGCAGGCCTGCAGAACATGGGGAACACCTGTTTCCTCAACTCAGCTCTGCAGTGTCTCACCTACACCCCTCCGTTAGCTAACTACATGCTGACGCGAGAACACTCCAAAACAT GTCATGAGCCAGGCTTCTGTATGATGTGCACCATGCAAAACCACATCATTCaggtttttgcaaattctgGGAATGTCATTAAGCCCATTGGTGTGCTCAACGAGCTCAAAA GGATTGCAAAGCACTTCCGCTATGGAAGCCAAGAGGACGCTCATGAGTTTCTGCGGTACACAGTGGATGCTATGCAAAAGTCCTGCTTACCTGGAACCAA attggACAGGCAAACGCAGGCAACCACTTTTATTCACCAAGTATTTGGCGGGTACCTAAGGTCCAGAG ttaaatgtttaaactgcaAAGCAGTCTCAGATACATTTGACCCTTTTCTGGATGTTACTTTGGAAATTAAG ACGGCTCCCAGTGTCTCCAAGGCTCTGGAGCAGTTTGTCAAGCCAGAACAGCTGGATGATGAAAATGCCTACAAATGCACCAA GTGCAAGAAAATGGTCACAGCCTCAAAGAGATTCACGATCCATCGCAGCTCCAATGTGCTCACCCTCTCACTCAAACGCTTTGCAAACTTTAATGGAGGCAAAATCACAAAG GATGTGAAATATCCAGAGTACTTGGACCTGCGGCCCTTCATGTCTCAGTCCCAAGGGGAGCCCCAGCTCTACGGGCTGTATGCTGTACTGGTTCACTCTGGATTCAACTGTCATGCTGGACACTACTTCTGCTATATTAAG GCAAGCAATGGTCAGTGGTATCAGATGAACGATTCCTCTGTGTCTGTCAGTGACATCAGGTCTGTTCTCAACCAGCAGGCCTATGCGCTTTTCTACATCAA ATCCACTGATATGAAAAAAACTGGGGACTATACCCACCTGAGCCATAAGCCAGGTATCTCTGGCCAGTCATCTCCACGACCGGTGGTAACACCACGCATCAACCCCACCGTCCACCACAACAACATTGGCTTCATTGGTCCCCAACTGCCACCACACATGACCAAG AGCACTCTCCACGTTAATGGGAATGGATCTCTGAGGGACTATCCCACCAGCTCCAAGCCCAGCACCAGCAGCGTGGTGGGAAAACCAGGGCATGGACTggcttcttcttcctccatctccCACTCAATCAGCCGGCCCACAATGATCCCAGACCACGACAAACGGCAGaagctttcatttttcattggaCAGGGCAAACAGAACCACCtatcctcctcctcgtcctcttaCAGCCAGCCGTCCTctgccagcagctcctcctccagctctttaTCCTCCACACAGTCTACCTCAGACGTCCATTCAGATGTTCGCTTTGTTCTACGTCAACTTAACCATGTTAATGGCACGTCTTGCAGTAACGGGGATCACCACACTGGAGGGAACGGAGCGTCATTCCTGGTGCCGTATGGCCAAGAATCTTCAGAGGAGTCAGACCAGGAAGCCCCTGGCTCTCTGGATAACGGCTGTTTATCCAAGTCTCACCCTAAGGGAAATAATGGCACTGGAGATTTTAGCAATTCTCCTAAAACCACCAATGGAGAGTCAGGAGCGCACCATAATGGCAATGGATTAAATGGACAAACCTATGGAGTCTCTAAATCCAACCAAAATGGACACCATTATGGACACCACAAAGTGAATGGACACAACACCTCTGACAAG ATCTCTGGCAGTAATCATGGCGGTTTCTCCTCTGTGGCTCCTGCGGCTAATGGACTAAGCAGTGACCGTAGTCAACCAAA caaAGAGGCCCATACTCCTTCCTCATCCCAGGCCAGTTCTTCTCAGAGCATTCATCCTGCTGCTAATGAAGGCCAGCACCTCTCTACTCCTGAAATAAGGGCTAAAAGTCTGTCTGAACCCCTGCCTCACCACACAGCACCCATGGCTGTTAGTTCTCCACCTCCTGCTACTGCTACAAAGACCCATTCTGTTGCATCTATAGaatctgctgcttcttctgggCATCATGGCAACCCTGCGGCCTTATCCACCCAGCCAGACTGCTCTCAAAGCACCAGTGGGCCATCTGTAACTCCACAGAAGGTTAGCATCAGCAAGATTGAAGCCAAGGACCTACCACAAAGCAATGGTCCATCAGCAGTGACTGAGGGACGTCCAGATACTAAGGAGCAGCATCAGTCCAAGCCCAGTTATAGAGTCAATGAAAGACAATCCTCccgagacagggagagagacagactcTACTCTGATACTggcagagacagggagagacacTACAGGGACAGGAGCCCGGAACGGCCGAGACGGGACTACCGAGATAACCGCAATTATCGCTCGTACAGGGATCGTTCCCCTCCTCAAAAACTCTCAAAAAGAGACTGGGATTCTGAGCGTCGATGGGAGCGAGCTGTTCATCTCCCTAGAGACCGTGATCGTGACAGAAGCTCTTACAGTTACAACTACTACCGCCAACGATCCAGGGAGGATGTGGATCGTGGGCGGAGGGGATACGATTACTACCGCGAGGACTCTCATAATCAGCGCAGGTGGCACAAAGAAAGCCGAGATTCCCGGGCAGTGAAGGACAGGAGCAGGGAGAGAGACTATTACCCTTCTAAAGAGGGGACTTCCTTGCCTGCAACAATGTCAGAAACAAGCAAGTTCAAGGGCTTCCCACCACGGGTTCTCCTCTCCACATCTGAGTCAGCACTGAACAGGGAGGATCAAAATCACAGGAGGACTGCTGATCATCCGAGCAAGGAGAGGGACGATAGCTCTGAGGCCCGTCgctctaaaaaacacaaaaagagcaagaagaagaagaagtcgaAAGATAAAGACAGACACCGTGAGAGCGG CTCCGACGGAGATTCCGACAGAGccactgaaacaaaaaagaacaaaaagaaaaagaggaggcaCCGGGACAGCGATCCTGAGGAGCACAGCCCAGGAGCAGCTCGGAGCCACAGAAACAGGAGCAGTGAGGAAAGGGAGAGCCGCAAGCGGCGTTACTCAGACTTTAAGTACTCTAAACATGACAACGGTTATTCACCAGAAAAGCCCCGCCGCACAGACAGCGCTGACCACAGCAGTAACCATCTATCACACTCCCGCCACACCTCACCCACAAACGGTTCAACTCAACGCTGCTTCAACGGATACACAG GAAATGGTTACAGTCGAACCAATGGCAACTCCTACGGATATTCCAGTGGCCTCAAACACTGA